A genomic region of Bubalus kerabau isolate K-KA32 ecotype Philippines breed swamp buffalo chromosome 10, PCC_UOA_SB_1v2, whole genome shotgun sequence contains the following coding sequences:
- the CD276 gene encoding CD276 antigen, with protein MLCGPSSTGVSVAPALGVLWFCLTGAAVEVQVPEDPVVALVGTDTTLRCSFSTEPGFSLAQLNLIWQLTDTKQLVHSFAEGRDQGSAYANRTALFPDLLAQGNASLRLQRVRVADEGSFTCFVSIRDFGSAAVSLQVAAPYSKPSMTLEPNKDLRPGDTVTITCSSYQGYPKAEVLWQDGQGAPLTGNVTTSQMANEQGLFDVHSVLRVVLGANGTYSCLVRNPVLQQDAHGSVTITPHRNPAGAVEVQVPEDPVVALVGTDATLRCSFSTEPGFSLAQLNLIWQLTDTKQLVHSFAEGRDQGSAYANRTALFPDLLAQGNASLRLQRVRVADEGSFTCFVSIRDFGSAAVSLQVAAPYSKPSMTLEPNKDLRPGDTVTITCSSYRGYPEAEVLWQDGQGAPLTGNVTTSQMANEQGLFDVHSVLRVVLGANGTYSCLVRNPVLQQDAHGSVTITGQPMTFPPEALWVTVGLSICLVALLVALAFVCWRKIKQSCEEENAGAEDHDGDGEGSKTALRPLKHSENKEDDGPEIV; from the exons ATGCTGTGTGGACCGAGCAGCACGGGTGTGAGTGTGGCCCCCGCCCTGGGAGTGCTGTGGTTCTGCCTCACAG GGGCCGCGGTGGAAGTTCAGGTTCCGGAAGACCCCGTGGTGGCCCTCGTGGGCACCGACACCACCCTGCGCTGCTCCTTCTCGACCGAGCCCGGCTTCAGCCTGGCACAGCTCAACCTCATCTGGCAGCTGACAGACACCAAACAGCTGGTGCACAGCTTCGCTGAGGGCCGCGACCAGGGCAGCGCCTACGCCAACCGCACAGCGCTCTTCCCAGACCTGCTGGCTCAGGGCAATGCGTCCCTGAGGCTACAGCGCGTGCGCGTGGCTGATGAGGGCAGCTTCACCTGCTTCGTGAGCATCCGGGACTTCGGCAGCGCCGCGGTCAGCCTGCAGGTGGCAG ccccctaCTCAAAACCCAGCATGACCCTGGAGCCCAACAAGGACCTGAGGCCTGGGGACACGGTGACCATCACGTGCTCCAGCTACCAGGGCTACCCCAAGGCTGAAGTGTTGTGGCAGGATGGACAGGGTGCGCCCTTGACCGGCAACGTGACCACGTCGCAGATGGCCAACGAACAGGGCTTGTTCGACGTGCACAGTGTGCTGAGGGTGGTGCTGGGCGCTAATGGTACCTACAGCTGCCTGGTGCGCAACCCCGTGCTGCAGCAGGACGCTCACGGCTCGGTCACCATCACGCCCCATAGGAACCCCGcag GTGCAGTGGAAGTCCAGGTTCCGGAAGACCCCGTGGTGGCCCTCGTGGGCACCGACGCCACCCTGCGCTGCTCCTTCTCGACCGAGCCCGGCTTCAGCCTGGCACAGCTCAACCTCATCTGGCAGCTGACAGACACCAAACAGCTGGTGCACAGCTTCGCTGAGGGCCGCGACCAGGGCAGCGCCTACGCCAACCGCACAGCGCTCTTCCCAGACCTGCTGGCTCAGGGCAATGCGTCCCTGAGGCTACAGCGCGTGCGCGTGGCTGATGAGGGCAGCTTCACCTGCTTCGTGAGCATCCGGGACTTCGGCAGCGCCGCGGTCAGCCTGCAGGTGGCAG ccccctaCTCAAAACCCAGCATGACCCTGGAGCCCAACAAGGACCTGAGGCCTGGGGACACGGTGACCATCACGTGCTCCAGCTACCGGGGCTACCCCGAGGCCGAAGTGTTGTGGCAGGATGGACAGGGTGCGCCCTTGACCGGCAACGTGACCACGTCGCAGATGGCCAACGAACAGGGCTTGTTCGACGTGCACAGTGTGCTGAGGGTGGTGCTGGGCGCTAATGGTACCTACAGCTGCCTGGTGCGCAACCCCGTGCTGCAGCAGGACGCTCACGGTTCGGTCACCATCACAG gacagccCATGACGTTCCCCCCCGAGGCCCTGTGGGTGACCGTGGGGCTCTCCATCTGCCTTGTCGCACTGCTGGTAGCCCTGGCCTTCGTGTGCTGGAGAAAGATCAAACAGAGCTGTGAGGAGGAGAATGCAG GAGCTGAGGATCACGATGGGGATGGAGAAGGATCCAAGACAG CCCTGCGGCCCCTGAAACACTCTGAAAACAAAGAAG ATGATGGACCAGAAATAGTCTGA